A stretch of Mus caroli chromosome 5, CAROLI_EIJ_v1.1, whole genome shotgun sequence DNA encodes these proteins:
- the LOC110295336 gene encoding LOW QUALITY PROTEIN: aminoacyl tRNA synthase complex-interacting multifunctional protein 1-like (The sequence of the model RefSeq protein was modified relative to this genomic sequence to represent the inferred CDS: substituted 2 bases at 2 genomic stop codons), with the protein MFLCRFSGKMAANDAVRKRLEQKGAEADQIIEHLKQQIALLKEKAILQATLREEKKLRVENAKLKKEMEELKQELILAEIHNGVEQVRVRLSTLLQTKCTASESVVQSPSVTPTASSATKEQXKGGEEKKVKEKTEKKGEKKEKQQSAAASADSKPMDVSRLDLRIGXTVTAKKHPDADSLYVEEVDVGEAAPRTVVSGLLNHGPLEQMQNRMVVLLCNLKPAKMRGVLSQAMVMCASSPEKVEILAPPNGFVPGDRITFDAFPGEPDKELNPKKKIWEQIXPDLHTNAECVATYKGAPFEVKGKGVCRVQTMVNSGIK; encoded by the coding sequence ATGTTTCTCTGCCGATTCTCGGGAAAGATGGCAGCTAATGATGCTGTTCGGAAGAGGCTGGAGCAGAAGGGTGCAGAGGCGGATCAGATCATCGAACATCTCAAGCAGCAGATTGCTCTTCTTAAGGAGAAAGCAATTTTGCAGGCAAcattgagagaagaaaagaaacttcgAGTTGAAAATGctaaactgaaaaaagaaatggaagagctAAAGCAAGAGCTGATTCTGGCAGAAATTCATAATGGAGTGGAGCAAGTACGTGTTCGATTGAGTACTCTGCTGCAGACGAAATGTACTGCTTCTGAAAGTGTGGTGCAGTCTCCATCAGTAACACCCACTGCCTCTTCTGCTACAAAAGAACAGNTCaaagggggagaagaaaagaaggtaaaagagaagactgagaagaaaggagagaaaaaggagaagcagCAGTCGGCAGCAGCAAGTGCTGACTCCAAGCCTATGGATGTGTCGCGCCTGGATCTTCGAATTGGTTGAACTGTTACTGCCAAGAAACACCCTGATGCAGATTCACTGTATGTCGAGGAAGTTGATGTGGGAGAGGCAGCCCCGCGCACGGTCGTCAGCGGGCTGCTGAATCATGGTCCTCTAGAACAGATGCAAAATCGGATGGTGGTTTTACTCTGTAATCTAAAGCCTGCAAAGATGCGGGGAGTTCTGTCTCAAGCCATGGTGATGTGTGCCAGTTCACCAGAGAAAGTGGAGATTTTGGCCCCTCCCAACGGGTTCGTTCCTGGGGACAGAATTACTTTTGATGCTTTTCCTGGCGAGCCCGACAAGGAGCTAAACCCTAAGAAGAAGATCTGGGAGCAGATCTAGCCTGACCTGCACACCAATGCTGAGTGTGTGGCCACATACAAAGGAGCTCCCTTTGAGGTGAAGGGGAAGGGAGTTTGCAGGGTCCAAACCATGGTCAATAGTGGAATTAAATAG